One genomic segment of Paenibacillus durus includes these proteins:
- a CDS encoding class I SAM-dependent methyltransferase: protein MSSAWPITGMNWACPRCKLTLKKKAASFDCTSCGASYPLQGGSIPHLLLESNAQEPVEHKVQKVAVKEMFTSFNQALEENGVSRFSTFINWGYAESSDENGGASSLPRGVNHQSLRLLQEILNGVDVQGKDVLEIACGRGGNVRALCKSYGPRTVAGLDLTEANIAFCAASNRYEQATFCVGDAEELPIPDACCDIVLNIESSDLYPRINRFYDEVFRVLKAGGVFVYADDLDANKFEEGERYLLELGFEVSLSRDISEHVLLASDLARGSRLAALGDTLGKESAVWETMGVPGTPIYDDMRAGKRRYKILHLAKKA, encoded by the coding sequence GTGAGCAGTGCTTGGCCAATCACTGGCATGAACTGGGCATGTCCGAGATGCAAGCTAACACTGAAGAAAAAGGCGGCTTCATTCGACTGTACGTCATGCGGGGCAAGCTACCCCTTGCAGGGCGGCTCGATTCCACACCTGCTATTGGAGAGTAACGCACAGGAACCGGTGGAGCATAAGGTGCAGAAGGTGGCGGTTAAAGAGATGTTTACGTCGTTTAACCAGGCCTTGGAGGAGAACGGCGTGTCGCGCTTCTCCACCTTTATCAATTGGGGGTATGCCGAGTCAAGCGATGAGAACGGCGGGGCAAGCAGCTTGCCGAGAGGAGTCAATCATCAATCGCTGCGGCTTCTGCAGGAGATCCTGAACGGAGTCGATGTGCAGGGGAAGGACGTGCTGGAGATCGCCTGCGGCAGGGGAGGCAATGTAAGGGCACTCTGCAAAAGCTATGGGCCGCGCACCGTCGCGGGACTTGATTTGACGGAAGCGAATATCGCTTTCTGTGCGGCTAGCAACCGGTATGAACAGGCAACGTTTTGCGTCGGTGACGCGGAAGAGCTCCCCATCCCTGATGCGTGCTGCGATATTGTGCTGAATATCGAATCCTCGGATCTTTATCCCCGGATCAACCGTTTCTATGATGAGGTATTCCGTGTGCTGAAGGCGGGAGGCGTGTTCGTATATGCGGATGATCTGGATGCGAATAAGTTCGAGGAAGGCGAAAGGTATTTGCTTGAGCTGGGTTTTGAAGTGTCGCTATCCCGCGATATCTCCGAGCATGTATTGCTCGCAAGCGATTTGGCCAGAGGCAGCCGTCTCGCAGCTCTAGGCGATACTCTTGGCAAGGAAAGCGCCGTATGGGAGACGATGGGCGTTCCCGGAACGCCGATTTACGATGATATGCGTGCGGGAAAGCGCAGGTACAAAATTCTGCACCTGGCAAAGAAGGCGTGA
- a CDS encoding 3-oxoacyl-[acyl-carrier-protein] synthase III C-terminal domain-containing protein, whose protein sequence is MTASQLTLTDIHVYIPSFRPSIDQVIQEINEDGVSFRLSAAEYRDSGFEHVPVARDESLEHMIARVCAPILSQARREGIRLGAILFACVTSAGEQAQSLFSGLLREYGYGETPVIQPEEYGCATIHLSLNLAKAYLAAETDNNAAVLFVAADKAISSHHRSDSYMLYGDAASAALFRGSGTEGQRTLSTRLKVDGLVYDDCPERIKMYFSTFYLAVRQVVKQVLREAGMSMNEIRLIFCSNLGLNTWSTLARAIGCPLDKFYAGALGHAGHLHNTDILLNVNEAIRNGSLNKGDFYLTVTVGFGGYYGCALHKYE, encoded by the coding sequence ATGACGGCCTCCCAGTTGACCCTTACGGATATTCATGTATATATTCCTTCATTCCGGCCTTCTATCGATCAAGTCATCCAGGAAATCAACGAAGACGGCGTTTCTTTCCGCTTAAGCGCGGCGGAGTACAGAGACAGCGGCTTTGAGCATGTTCCCGTCGCAAGGGATGAAAGTCTGGAGCACATGATTGCCCGGGTGTGCGCGCCCATATTAAGCCAGGCAAGACGGGAAGGAATACGGCTCGGAGCGATTCTCTTCGCATGTGTCACGAGCGCCGGAGAACAGGCGCAGAGCCTGTTCTCCGGGCTGCTCCGCGAATATGGCTATGGTGAGACGCCGGTTATTCAGCCTGAGGAGTACGGCTGCGCCACCATTCATCTATCGCTTAATTTGGCAAAAGCTTATTTGGCTGCTGAAACGGACAACAACGCCGCTGTATTGTTTGTCGCTGCGGATAAAGCGATAAGCTCGCATCACCGCAGCGACTCCTATATGCTCTATGGGGATGCGGCAAGCGCCGCTCTATTCCGGGGGTCCGGTACCGAAGGGCAGCGGACGCTATCTACTCGGCTCAAAGTGGACGGCTTGGTATACGATGATTGTCCCGAACGGATTAAAATGTACTTTTCAACCTTTTATTTGGCTGTTCGTCAAGTTGTGAAGCAGGTATTACGGGAAGCGGGAATGAGCATGAACGAGATCCGCCTTATTTTTTGCTCCAATCTGGGTCTGAACACCTGGAGTACGCTTGCCCGGGCGATCGGTTGTCCCCTGGATAAATTTTATGCCGGGGCACTTGGACATGCGGGCCATCTTCATAATACGGACATTCTGCTCAACGTGAACGAGGCGATCAGGAACGGTTCCTTGAACAAAGGCGACTTCTATTTGACGGTAACCGTAGGCTTCGGAGGCTATTACGGCTGTGCCTTGCACAAATATGAGTAA
- a CDS encoding macrolide family glycosyltransferase, whose protein sequence is MNILMVNFPAEGHVNPTLGIVKAFADRGDNVHYITTEKFKERLEGVGAIVHLHSDLLRKASIDPFTASGLNTFINIHIQTSLDILEITKKLSETTNFDFVIYDKFGAGELVRDYLHIPSVSSSASFLMPEKEFNHMLGPDSFQPDENAEQLLDQMKAEYGVLPKNMLQFMNNSGEINIVYTSRYFQPDSNLFGEEYVFIGPSFPQRKTTNHFSLEALKDHKVLYISMGTVLDQVEPFFNTCIDAFSDFEGKVVIAAGEKADFSKIKQPPENFIISPYVPQLDVLNLSDVIITHGGMNSVNEAIHYNVPLVVIPHDKDQPMVAQRLTELGAGFRLSKDHIDAHALKDAVNEVLSNSTYKEAIQKINDSFQECGGPEKAIKVIDSYLKNAAAGN, encoded by the coding sequence TTGCTGATCGGGGAGACAACGTGCACTATATTACTACTGAAAAGTTCAAGGAAAGACTGGAAGGAGTTGGGGCGATCGTACATCTTCATTCTGATTTGCTTAGAAAAGCATCCATTGATCCTTTTACTGCTTCCGGATTGAACACTTTTATAAACATCCATATTCAAACATCACTTGATATACTTGAAATCACCAAGAAGTTATCGGAAACTACTAACTTCGACTTTGTTATTTATGATAAATTTGGTGCTGGGGAGTTGGTGAGGGATTATTTACATATTCCAAGTGTCTCTTCATCCGCATCATTTTTAATGCCCGAGAAAGAATTCAACCATATGCTTGGCCCGGATTCGTTCCAGCCTGACGAGAATGCTGAACAATTACTTGATCAAATGAAGGCGGAATATGGTGTTTTGCCCAAGAATATGCTTCAGTTCATGAATAATTCCGGTGAAATAAATATTGTATACACAAGCCGATATTTCCAGCCTGACAGTAACCTTTTCGGGGAGGAATATGTTTTTATCGGTCCAAGCTTTCCACAAAGGAAAACAACGAATCACTTCTCTCTCGAAGCGTTAAAAGATCACAAGGTGCTTTATATTTCTATGGGAACCGTTTTGGATCAGGTCGAACCATTTTTCAATACTTGTATTGATGCGTTTTCTGATTTTGAGGGGAAAGTTGTAATCGCAGCCGGAGAAAAAGCTGATTTTTCCAAAATCAAGCAGCCGCCTGAAAATTTTATTATTTCTCCATATGTACCTCAATTGGATGTGTTAAACCTATCTGACGTTATTATTACACATGGTGGAATGAACAGCGTTAATGAAGCTATTCATTATAATGTACCCTTAGTCGTCATCCCCCATGACAAGGATCAACCAATGGTTGCCCAGCGATTGACTGAGCTTGGAGCTGGTTTCAGATTATCCAAAGATCATATCGACGCGCACGCTTTAAAGGATGCCGTAAATGAGGTCCTTTCTAATAGTACGTATAAAGAGGCGATACAAAAAATCAATGATAGTTTCCAAGAGTGCGGCGGGCCTGAAAAAGCCATTAAAGTCATTGATTCTTATTTGAAAAATGCGGCTGCGGGCAACTAG